Within the Thalassotalea ponticola genome, the region TGCCAGCTAAAGCGCCGATGGTAGCGCGAACAACGTTAATTGGGTTAGTAGAACCGTATGCTTTTGACAATACGTTCTGTACGCCAGCAACTTCTAGTACGGCACGCATCGCACCACCGGCGATGATACCTGTACCTTCAGATGCAGGTTGCATGTAAACTTTAGAACCTGAGTGCTTACCTTTAACAGCGTGCTGTAAAGTAGTACCTTTAAGGTCAACGTTTACGATATTACGGCGAGCCTTTTCCATTGCTTTTTGGATTGCAGCAGGTACTTCACGTGCCTTACCGTAACCAAAACCAACACGGCCATTACCGTCACCAACTACTGTTAGTGCAGTGAAACTGAAGATGCGACCACCTTTAACCACTTTTGATACGCGGTTAACAGCGATTAGCTTTTCAGCAAATTCACTTTGTTGTGTGTTTTCTACATTAGCCATTATCTACTCCTAGAATTTAAGGCCAGCTTCACGAGCTGCTTCAGCTAGAGTTTGAATGCGACCGTGGTATAAGAAACCTGAACGATCGAAAGCTACTGATTCAATACCTTTAGCAGCAGCGCGTTCTGCAATAGCTTTACCTACAGCAGCAGCAGCTTCTTTATTGCTAGTTGCTTTAACTTGCTCACGGATTTCTTTGTCAAGAGTTGATGCAGATGCAACAACTTGAGCGTCAGCCGTGATAAGTTGAGCGTAAATGTGACGAGGAGTACGGTGTACAACTAAGCGATTCGCACCCAACTCGCTGATTTTAGCACGCGTGCGCTTAGCACGACGTAAACGAGATGTTTTCTTATCCATTGTATTACCCTACTTCTTCTTAGCTTCTTTACGACGAACGATTTCGTCTGAGTAACGAATACCTTTACCTTTATAAGGCTCAGGCTTACGGTACGCACGAATGTTCGCAGCAACTTGACCAATCACCTGCTTATCAGCACCAGTAAGTACGATTTCAGTTTGACTAGGAGTTTCAACTTTAACGCCAGCTGGAATTGCGTGTTCTACTGGGTGAGAGAAACCTAAAGCTAGGTTTAACGTTTGACCAGCAGCGTTTGCACGATAACCAACACCGTTAAGAATTAAGCGCTTTTCAAAGCCTTGGCTCACACCAACAATCATGTTGTTGATAAGTGCGCGAGCAGTACCGGCTTGCATCCAAGCAGCTTTTGACTCTTCAGCTACAACAGTTTTGATTTCGTTCTCTTCATGAGCAACGTTAACAAGGCTGTTGATAGTGCGAGATAATTCGCCCTTTGGACCTTTAACTGTGATGTCTTGACCAGATAACGTAACAGTAACGTCAGCAGGTACAGCCACAGGTGCTTTTGCAACACGAGACATATTCTTGCTCCTTACGCTACGATACCGATGATCTCACCGCCTAAACCTGCATTACGTGCAGCGCGGTCAGTCATTAGACCTTTAGAAGTTGAAACGATAGCGATACCTAGACCTGCTAATACTTGTGGTAGATCGTTGCTACCTTTGTATACGCGAAGACCTGGGCGTGAAACACGCTTGATAGTTTCGATTACTTCTTTACCTTCAAAATATTTCAAAGTAACAGATAACTCAGGCTTTTTGCCTTCGATTACGTTGAAATCGTTAATGTAACCTTCTTCTTTAAGCAAGTTTGCAATAGCAACTTTCAGCTTTGAAGATGGCATAGTTACTGCAACTTTAGCTGCAGATTGACCGTTACGGATGCGTGTGAACATATCCGCGATAGGATCAGTCATCATAATCGCTTACTCCTTACCAACTTGCTTTCTTAAGACCAGGTACTTCACCACGCATGGTTGCTTCACGTAACTTGATACGGCTTAAGCCGAACTTACGCAAGTAACCGTGTGGACGACCAGTAACAGTACAACGGTTACGTTGACGGCTGCTGCTTGAATCACGTGGTAAAGTTTGTAGTTTTAACACTGCATCCCAACGCTCTTCGTCAGAAGAGTTTACGTTTGAGATGATATCTTTTAGTGCACGACGCTTTTCAGCGTACTTGGCTACTAATTTTGCACGCTTTGCTTCACGTGCTTTCATTGATGATTTAGCCATTACTCTACACCTTATTTCTTAAACGGGAAGTTAAAGGCAGTCAGCAAAGCACGACCTTCCGCATCGTTACCCGCAGTAGTAGTGATAGTGATATCCATACCGCGAATTTTATCTACTTTATCGTAGTCGATTTCAGGAAATATGATTTGCTCACGCACACCCATGCTGTAGTTACCACGGCCGTCGAACGATTTAGGGTTCAAGCCACGGAAGTCACGGATACGAGGAACTGAAATTGAGATTAAGCGCTCAAAGAATTCCCACATGCGCTCGCCGCGTAGAGTTACTTTTGCACCAATAGGGTAGCCTTCACGGATCTTAAAGCCAGCAACAGATTTGCGTGCTTTAGTCACTAGAGGCTTTTGACCCGAGATTGCAGCAAGATCAGCTACAGCGTTGTCTAGCACTTTCTTGTCAGAAATAGCTTCACCAACACCCATGTTTAGCGTGATCTTCTCAATTCGAGGGACTTGCATGACACTTTTGTATCCGAACTCTTTGGTCAGTTCAGCAACAACTGTATCTTTGTAAAAATCATGCAGTTTCGCCATCGTTTACTCCAAATTAAACTAATTCGTTGTTAGACTTGAAGAAACGAACTTTTTTGCCGTCTTCAATTCTAAAACCTACGCGATCAGCCTTGCCAGTAGCAGGGTTTTTAATCGCAACGTTAGATACGTCGATAGCAGCTTCCTTTTCAACGATACCACCAGCGATGTTCATTTGAGGAACAGGACGTTGGTGTTTCTTTACTAGGTTGATGCCTTCAACGAAAACTTTACCTTCAGCTGTAAGAACTTTAGTGACTTTGCCACTTTTGCCCTTATCTTTACCAGCTAGGATTACTACCTCGTCATTTTGACGAATTTTAGAGGCCATTTCATAGACTCCTTATAGTACTTCTGGAGCTAGTGATACGATCTTCATGAACTTTTCAGTTCGAAGTTCACGTGTCACAGGCCCGAAAATACGAGTACCAATTGGTTGTAAGTTGGTGTTCAACATTACAGCCGCGTTACCATCGAAACGGATGGCTGAGCCATCTGGACGACGAACGCCTTTTCTAGTGCGCACCACTACCGCGTTTAGTACATCACCCTTCTTCACTTTACCGCGAGGAATAGCTTCTTTAACAGAAACCTTAATGATGTCACCAATGCCAGCATAGCGACGGTGCGAGCCACCTAGAACCTTTATACATTGCACGCGTCGAGCGCCGCTGTTATCAGCAACGTCTAGCTGTGATTGCATTTGGATCATTTTATGTGCTCCGCTTATGTTAAAATTCAAGACTAATTAACTAGTCTTTCACTGCCTTAAAATCCATCCACTTAGAGTGAATGGGCGCGAGATTATAACACTACAAATGTAAAAGTGGTACTTTATTTAAACAAAATTTCAGACAAAGCCTAAAAAGTTAAAAACTTGTTACCAGATTCAAATATTAACTGTCTGATTTACCTTAATAAAAAACACAAACAGCAATTACAAATTGTTACTAAGTCAATGCGTACCACTGAACTTATGAAGCTCGACAGTTCGATTAAAATAATCTCATTCCCCAAGCGCGGCACGATTATAATTTAACCAACGATATCGTACAAATTTTATACACCCCTTTTGTGTTTAAAAAATGTAACCGAGATTGGTGTCTAGTCAGTAAATAGCACTTACGTGGTTACTGCGTTCAGTTGCGCAAAGATGGGCAATACGTGCGATTCAATATGGGTACCACGGCGCGCGTGCTATTAGCCGCCAACACTTTCCTATCTCACTAATGTTTTGCTATACATAATAATGAGTAACAAACAACCAAACGATTAGTTCAAAAGCGGTTACACGTCGCGAGAGTTAGACGGATAGAACTGAGCTAGTTAACGCTGAATGTGAGATAGGAGAGACAGTATGGGAAGCAATGTAGGGATCGTCGACAGAGTGATGCGCATCGTTGTTGGCTTGGTTATGATTTGTTGGGCGGCTACTTACGGCCCATCCTGGGGATACATAGGCATAGTACCTTTACTTACCGGTATCTTTAAATTTTGTCCAGTCTATCGTGTGCTAGGAATGAATACTTGTGGAAGACACTGATGCCATCAGTCGAAAGTATTATTTCTAGCACCGTGAGTACAGGTCATTAGTACTTGATAGCACAAAAAGGGCTCCAGTGAGGAGCCTTTTTACAGCTTTAAGAACAATCTTAAATTAACAAGTTGTCTGGAACAACTTATAAGCGCATAGCGACCTGCAGGGCAGCTTATATGGAGATAAGCTGTTCTTCTTTTTCTACAACGTCAACTAAAGTCCAAGACTTAGTTTTTGAAACCTGAGGTGTTGCCACATTCAATGAATGTGCATTTCAACATGCTTGTTGTAAGCACTTAGATATTTTCCAAGCCTATTTATAAAAACAAAAAGGGCTCCCGAAGGAACCCTTTTTACAGCTTTAAGAACAATCTGAAATTATGCTTTTTCTACAACGTCAACTAAAGTCCAAGACTTAGTTTTTGAAACCTGAGGTGTTGCCACATTCAATGAATGTGCATTTCAACAAGCTTGTTGTAAGCACTTAGATATTTTCCAAGCCTATTTATAAAAACAAAAAGGGCTCCCGAAGGAACCCTTTTTACAGCTTTAAGAACAATCTGAAATTATGCTTTTTCTACAACGTCAACTAAAGTCCAAGACTTAGTTTTTGAAACCTGAGGTGTTGCCACATTCAATGAATGTGCATTTCAACAAGCTTGTTGTAAGAACTTAGATATTTTCCTAGCCTATTCATAAAAACAAAAAGGGCTCCCGAGGGAACCCTTTTTACAGCTTTAACAACAATCTGAAATTATGCTTTTTCTACAACGTCAACTAAAGTCCAAGACTTAGTTTTTGAAATAGGAGCACATTCACGAATTGTTACTACATCACCTTCGTTACATACGTTAGCTTCATCGTGTGCTTTCAACTTAGTTGAACGAACCATGAACTTACCGTAGATAGGGTGCTTAACACGACGCTCAATCAGTACAGTGATAGACTTGTCCATTTTGTTACTGATAACGGTGCCTTGTAGAGTACGAATAGTTTCGCTCATTATGAAGCCGCCTTCTGATTTAGGATTGTCTTAACACGTGCGATATCGCGACGTACGTTACGTAGCAAATGCGTTTGAGCTAGCTGACCAGTGCTTGCTTGCATGCGATAGTTAAACTGTTCGCGCAATAAACTTAGCAATTCAGCATTAAGCTCTTCAATGCTTTTATCTTTTAGTTCACTAGCTTTCATTACATTACCTTACGAGTTACGAAAGTTGTTTTGAAAGGAAGTTTAGCAGCTGCTAAAGCAAATGCTTCGCGTGCAAGTTCTTCGCTTACACCTTCCATTTCATAAAGAACGCGACCTGGTTGGATTTGACAAACCCAATACTCAACGCCACCTTTACCTTTACCCATACGAACCTCAAGAGGCTTCTTGGTAATTGGCTTGTCAGGGAAAACACGAATCCA harbors:
- the rpsE gene encoding 30S ribosomal protein S5, which encodes MANVENTQQSEFAEKLIAVNRVSKVVKGGRIFSFTALTVVGDGNGRVGFGYGKAREVPAAIQKAMEKARRNIVNVDLKGTTLQHAVKGKHSGSKVYMQPASEGTGIIAGGAMRAVLEVAGVQNVLSKAYGSTNPINVVRATIGALAGMKSPEAVAAKRGKSVTDILG
- the rplR gene encoding 50S ribosomal protein L18, with product MDKKTSRLRRAKRTRAKISELGANRLVVHRTPRHIYAQLITADAQVVASASTLDKEIREQVKATSNKEAAAAVGKAIAERAAAKGIESVAFDRSGFLYHGRIQTLAEAAREAGLKF
- the rplF gene encoding 50S ribosomal protein L6, which codes for MSRVAKAPVAVPADVTVTLSGQDITVKGPKGELSRTINSLVNVAHEENEIKTVVAEESKAAWMQAGTARALINNMIVGVSQGFEKRLILNGVGYRANAAGQTLNLALGFSHPVEHAIPAGVKVETPSQTEIVLTGADKQVIGQVAANIRAYRKPEPYKGKGIRYSDEIVRRKEAKKK
- the rpsH gene encoding 30S ribosomal protein S8; this encodes MMMTDPIADMFTRIRNGQSAAKVAVTMPSSKLKVAIANLLKEEGYINDFNVIEGKKPELSVTLKYFEGKEVIETIKRVSRPGLRVYKGSNDLPQVLAGLGIAIVSTSKGLMTDRAARNAGLGGEIIGIVA
- the rpsN gene encoding 30S ribosomal protein S14, which encodes MAKSSMKAREAKRAKLVAKYAEKRRALKDIISNVNSSDEERWDAVLKLQTLPRDSSSSRQRNRCTVTGRPHGYLRKFGLSRIKLREATMRGEVPGLKKASW
- the rplE gene encoding 50S ribosomal protein L5 — its product is MAKLHDFYKDTVVAELTKEFGYKSVMQVPRIEKITLNMGVGEAISDKKVLDNAVADLAAISGQKPLVTKARKSVAGFKIREGYPIGAKVTLRGERMWEFFERLISISVPRIRDFRGLNPKSFDGRGNYSMGVREQIIFPEIDYDKVDKIRGMDITITTTAGNDAEGRALLTAFNFPFKK
- the rplX gene encoding 50S ribosomal protein L24 produces the protein MASKIRQNDEVVILAGKDKGKSGKVTKVLTAEGKVFVEGINLVKKHQRPVPQMNIAGGIVEKEAAIDVSNVAIKNPATGKADRVGFRIEDGKKVRFFKSNNELV
- the rplN gene encoding 50S ribosomal protein L14, which translates into the protein MIQMQSQLDVADNSGARRVQCIKVLGGSHRRYAGIGDIIKVSVKEAIPRGKVKKGDVLNAVVVRTRKGVRRPDGSAIRFDGNAAVMLNTNLQPIGTRIFGPVTRELRTEKFMKIVSLAPEVL
- a CDS encoding DUF2892 domain-containing protein, with amino-acid sequence MICWAATYGPSWGYIGIVPLLTGIFKFCPVYRVLGMNTCGRH
- the rpsQ gene encoding 30S ribosomal protein S17; translation: MSETIRTLQGTVISNKMDKSITVLIERRVKHPIYGKFMVRSTKLKAHDEANVCNEGDVVTIRECAPISKTKSWTLVDVVEKA
- the rpmC gene encoding 50S ribosomal protein L29, producing MKASELKDKSIEELNAELLSLLREQFNYRMQASTGQLAQTHLLRNVRRDIARVKTILNQKAAS
- the rplP gene encoding 50S ribosomal protein L16; the encoded protein is MLQPKRTKFRKQMKLRNRGLAHTGSTVNFGSFGLKSVERGRMTARQIEAARRAMTRHIKRQGKIWIRVFPDKPITKKPLEVRMGKGKGGVEYWVCQIQPGRVLYEMEGVSEELAREAFALAAAKLPFKTTFVTRKVM